In Aegilops tauschii subsp. strangulata cultivar AL8/78 chromosome 3, Aet v6.0, whole genome shotgun sequence, one genomic interval encodes:
- the LOC109749874 gene encoding uncharacterized protein, whose amino-acid sequence MAANGQPAAAAATIDDLPEILLLDIFLRLPSLSDLVRAACTCLPWRNLLFRRQFIDLHPAPLLGLFFDTPFPHVPHNGFHCIPAFAPARRNDPELVAAILSGEFFLTTLQARDGPEANWIVYDARGGYLLLKKLGELLLALLNPLARWCERFFDLSDAHIFDDDDDREGDGQFLHAGLICDDENPESFRIFCLVAHGKFRLRAAVFSSFLGIGGDWFLSPWLDVPHPDPEGGQGDLLPESGMRVGNFVYWPYRNRAYVVVLDPDPNNPRLFVEMIPPLLNLDGFPSSILGQINGDNMCIAYSNGFNIGFMLRQEDGLDAGAWANIRVFDLTDKVQRKLGHLTNGLEIAAMRGSIVYFTTSQMFHPLEYTCWFACLCLESRRLEWLFPRTYNGLFQPYHHSSWSTFLLPENERFYPFI is encoded by the exons ATGGCCGCCAACGGCCAGCCGGCGGCCGCGGCCGCCACCATCGACGACCTCCCTGAAATCCTGCTGCTCGATATCTTCCTCCGCCTTCCCTCCCTCTCGGACCTCGTCCGCGCCGCCTGCACCTGCCTGCCCTGGCGCAACCTG ctcttccgcCGTCAATTCATCGACCTCCACCCGGCGCCCCTCCTCGGCCTCTTCTTCGACACGCCGTTTCCACATGTCCCTCACAATGGCTTCCACTGCATCCCCGCCTTCGCCCCCGCCCGCCGGAATGATCCGGAGCTCGTGGCCGCCATCTTGAGCGGTGAATTTTTCCTCACCACCCTCCAGGCGCGCGATGGCCCGGAAGCTAACTGGATCGTCTACGACGCCCGTGGCGGCTACCTTCTCCTCAAGAAACTGGGCGAGCTATTGCTCGCGCTGCTAAACCCCTTGGCACGGTGGTGCGAACGGTTCTTTGATCTGAGTGACGCCCACATCttcgacgacgacgacgaccgcGAAGGCGATGGTCAATTCCTTCACGCCGGCCTGATCTGCGATGACGAAAACCCCGAAAGCTTTCGCATCTTCTGTCTTGTTGCCCATGGAAAGTTCAGGTTGCGGGCTGCGGTCTTCTCCTCATTCTTGGGAATAGGCGGCGATTGGTTCCTCTCCCCATGGTTGGATGTCCCGCACCCCGACCCGGAAGGCGGCCAAGGTGATCTTTTGCCTGAGAGCGGCATGCGAGTGGGTAATTTCGTCTACTGGCCATATCGGAATCGTGCGTATGTGGTTGTCTTGGACCCCGACCCAAACAACCCGCGATTGTTTGTTGAGATGATCCCACCTCTCCTGAATCTGGATGGTTTTCCCAGCTCGATCCTTGGCCAAATTAACGGCGATAACATGTGCATTGCTTATTCAAATGGATTCAACATTGGTTTCATGCTGCGTCAAGAAGATGGCCTTGATGCTGGGGCATGGGCTAACATCAGGGTATTCGACCTGACTGATAAAGTTCAACGGAAGCTTGGGCACTTAACCAATGGGCTGGAAATTGCGGCAATGCGGGGTAGCATAGTGTACTTCACAACATCACAGATGTTCCATCCGCTCGAGTACACTTGTTGGTTCGCTTGTCTGTGCTTGGAGAGTCGCAGGCTGGAGTGGTTGTTTCCGAGGACGTATAATGGTCTCTTCCAACCATACCACCATTCATCGTGGAGTACTTTTCTGTTACCAGAGAATGAAAGATTTTATCCCTTCATATGA